The Humulus lupulus chromosome 4, drHumLupu1.1, whole genome shotgun sequence genome has a window encoding:
- the LOC133828893 gene encoding oleosin H2-like, whose protein sequence is MADYQRTQYGQQQQQPQSDATKSILPEGGPSAQQILTVVTLVPLGGILLLLAGLTLAGTLLGVAISTPVFVIFSPVLVPAAFVIAAAVTGFLTSGAFGITGLSSLSWLANYLRRIRMMPSSGPLPEAAEYARRRVQESAGYVGQKTKEAGQAIQSKAQESGGRAQEGTKT, encoded by the coding sequence ATGGCGGACTACCAGAGAACACAATACGGCCAACAGCAGCAACAACCCCAAAGCGATGCCACGAAAAGCATCCTCCCCGAAGGTGGTCCCTCAGCTCAGCAAATTCTCACCGTCGTCACCCTCGTCCCCCTCGGCGGAATCCTCCTGCTCCTAGCCGGACTCACATTAGCCGGAACTCTCCTCGGCGTAGCCATCTCAACGCCGGTGTTCGTCATCTTCAGCCCGGTTTTAGTCCCCGCAGCCTTCGTCATTGCCGCCGCGGTAACTGGATTCTTGACATCCGGTGCCTTCGGTATCACGGGCCTCTCGTCACTGTCTTGGCTTGCCAATTACCTTCGCCGGATTAGGATGATGCCTTCTTCAGGGCCGCTGCCGGAGGCGGCGGAGTATGCTAGACGGCGCGTGCAGGAGTCGGCGGGGTATGTGGGCCAGAAAACGAAGGAGGCTGGGCAAGCGATACAGAGTAAGGCCCAAGAAAGTGGTGGGCGAGCCCAGGAGGGGACAAAAACATAA